GCCCCGACCCTGCACCGGCTGCGCCTCGGCGCCCACCCCGACGGACGGCTCGTGTCCCTGATCCACGAGGTCACCACCCACACCTCGCACGTCAAGGAGTTCGTAGAACAGGCCGCGGTGCCCGCACGCGTGATGTACGCCGCCCCCGACTCCCGTACGGCACACCGCGTGGCGCCGCTCGACGTGCCCACCCCGTCCTGGATGCGGGCCCCCGGCGAGGCGCCCGGCATGTACGCCCTGGAGTCGGCCATCGACGAACTGGCCAGCGAACTCGGCATGGATCCGGTGGAGTTGAGGATCGTCAACGAACCGGACACCGAGCCCGACAGCGGCAAGCCCTTCAGCAGCAGGCACCTGGTGGAGTGTCTGCGCGAGGGCGCCCGGCGCTTCGGCTGGGCCGCACGCGATCCACGCCCGGGCCCCCGCGCCGAGGGACCACTGCTGGTGGGATCAGGAGTCGCCGCCGCCGTCTATCCCGTCATGGCCCAACCGTCCACGGCCGCGGTGCGGGCACGGCCCGACGGGAGCTTCCTCGTCCGGATCAACGCCACCGACATCGGCACCGGCGCCCGGACCGTGCTGGCGCAGGTGGCCGCGGACGCCCTCCGGGTGCCCGTCGCCCGGGTGCGGACCGAGGTGGGCAGCAGCGATCTGCCCGCCGCGTCGCTGGCCGGGGGCTCGTCGGGCACGGCGTCCTGGGGCTGGGCGGTGCACGAGGCGTGCGCCCGGCTCGCGGAACGCCTCGCCGAAGGACCCCTGCCGGCGGAGGGCGTCGAGGCCCGTGCCGACACCGCGGGCCGCGCCGACGCCGACAGCGCCTACGCCCGGCACGCCTTCGGCGCGCACTTCGCGGAGGTCACCGTCGACACGGTCACCGGCGAGACCCGGGTCCGCCGGCTGCTGGGGGTGTACGCCGCCGGGCACATCCTCAACTCCCGTACCGCGCGCTCCCAGTTCGTCGGCGGGATGACCATGGGGCTCGGCATGGCGCTCACCGAGGGCAGCACGATGGACGCCGCGTTCGGCGACTTCACCGAGTCGGACCTGGCTTCGTACCACGTGCCCACGCACGCCGACGTGCCCGACATCGAGGCGCACTGGATCGACGAGGACGACCCCCACCTCAACCCCATGGGCAGCAAGGGCATCGGCGAGATCGGCATCGTGGGGACGGCCGCCGCGATCGGCAACGCCGTCTTCCACGCCACCGGCGTCCGCTTCCGCGAACTGCCCCTCACCCCGGACCGCGTGCTCAACGGCGTCCGGGAGAGGGGCAGTTCCTAGCGCCGGCAGTTTTCACGACGGGCCGGAACCCCAGGACGCTCGGCTACGGCGCCAGCGGAGCGTCCGCCGTCTCCCGGACCGGGCGCTCCGCCGACCGTCGCTCCGGCAGAGCCCGCTCCGGCCGGCCCGGCACCGTCAGCTGCACCACGAGCGCGGTCAGCGCGGCCAGGGACGCGCACACCGCCGCCGTACCGGCGAGCCACGCCGGGGCGAGCGGGAGCTCCAGGGCCCGGGACAGGCCCGCCGGACGGAGATGGCCGTCGAGGAGCTGGCCCGCGGCCACGCCGGCCGGCAGGACCACCGCCAGGGCGAGGAGCGGGACCATGGGCCGGATCGCCAGCAGCAGAGCCAGTACGGCGCACAGCGCCGAGACGCCGACGGCGAAGCCGTACACCCGCAGCGACGCCCCGTCCCGGTGCGCCGGGAAGCAGAGCACACCGCACACCAGCAGGAAGAGGGCGGCGAGGCGGCCGGGCCAGGCCGGGGTGCGTGCGGCCCGCCGGGGGGTGGGGGGATGCGGCGGAGGCGCCGGGAACCCCTCCGGGCCCGGCATCGAGTACTCCTCGTGGGCCGGGTGCGGCTCGGACGGTTCGTACGACGGCTGCGCGGGCCTCTCCTGTGCCAGCCGGCCGATCAGCTCGACGAGCTCCTCGACGGGCCGTCCGGTCGCGGCCGCCCGCACCGCCTCCTGACCGCAGTGGGGTTGCAGCTCGGAGCGGTTGAGCAGGGCCACCAGGCGGGTCACGTCCTCCACGGGACGGGACTCGGCGGCGGCCCGGATCGCCTCGTCGGCGCTGTCCGGGTCGCGGGGCGGCCGGGTGAGCAGGGCGACGAGCCGGGTGACGTCGTCCACGGACCGGTCCACGCCGACGGCACGGAGGGCCGCGGCCGTGGCCTGCGCGTACTGGGGCGACTGTTCCAGCAGGGTGATGAGGTGGACGACGTCCTCCAGGGGACGGTCGGCCACGGCGGCACGCACCAGGTCGCCGACGGTGTCGCCGTACGCCGTCTCGATCGGTATGGCGGGTTCGTTCGGGTGGGCTGCTGACGGGCCGGTGGTCATGCTTCTGCTCCAGACACAGGGTGCGGTCGCTGCTACGCGCCCCCGTCGTGCGACCGCGACATTGAGGTCTCCCATTCGTAAGCGGGTCCACGACGGCGTGCCACTCGGATGAGCCACGGGTGTGAGTGCCGCCCTCGGTGCGCCTAGGGCGGCCGGAAGCGGGAATCCGTCAGTCAGCGCGCCGTCGGGCGCCCGAGGAGGAGGTCGACCCGTGGATACGACCACAGCACTGATCGTCGTCGTCGCGGTGCTCGCGGCGCTGGCGCTGGCGGTGGCCGTGGGACTGCTGGTACGGCTCGTCAGAACCCGGCGCGGGCTGCGCCGGGCGGGACTTCCCACCGGGCCCCGCTGGGTCTTCTGGGGTGCGCTGCTGTACTTCGTGCTGCCCACCGATCTGGTGCCGGACCCGGTGTATCTCGACGACATCGGTGTCCTGCTGCTCGCCCTGCGCACCCTGCGCGGTTCCCCGGCCGACCGGGCCGCCCTGCGGCTGGGTGAGGGGGACCGGGAGGCCTCGCGCCGACCGTGATTACGCAGTGTAACGAAACCAATCACTCGTTCGATTCGTATAAGTCTCTGGGGACCGAAGAAAGTCGGTGACCCGGCGGCGTCGTGGGGAGACGGCCGTCCGCTAGAGGCAGTACCGGCGAGGGAGAGACGATGCAACCGTTCGCGCTCAACTATGCACGTCCGGCAGCGGCGTTGGAGGCGACCACTCCGTACGTCTACGACTCCGGACGGCAGTTGAACGTGCTCATGGACGGCCGGGTCGCGGCCCGCGACCACGCCCTGATGCGAGAGCTGGGGACCACCACCTCGACGGCGGGCTCCAAGACCCACTTCGACGACTGAACACAGGTCGACGACTGATGACCGTGTTGATTCTGACCTGCGAAGAGGACGTGACGGCCGACATGGTCGTGGTGCACCTCAACGCCACGGGGGTTCCGGTGGTCCGGCTCGATCCGGCCGATCTCACCGACGGGGTCGCGCTGTCCGGCGAGTACGTGCACGGCCGCTTCCGCGGCCATCTGTCGGCCGGGGGACGCCTGGTGGGCATCTCCGGGCTGCGTTCGATCTGGGTCCGCCGTCCGGGTACGCCCGCGGCGCGGGCCGCCGTGCCCTCGGAGTGGCTGACCGAGGAGTCCGCGCAGGCGCTGTACGGCATGCTGCGGGGCAGTGACGCCCGCTGGATGAACCATCCCGACGCGGCCGCCCGGGCCCGGCACAAGCCCTGGCAGCTACGGCTCGCCCAGCGCTGCGGGCTGCCCGTGCCGGCCACGATCGTGACGACGTTCCCGCAGGCCGCCCGGGAGTTCGCCGAACGCTATCCGGATCTGGTGGTCAAGCCGGTCTCCGGCGCGCATCCGCAGGATCCGCCGCGGGCGGTGCCGACCAGCCGGGTCGACCCGGACACCGACTTCGCGGCCGTCGCGTTCGGTCCCACCCTGCTCCAGCGGCGGGTGGCCAAGCGGGCCGACATACGGCTGACCGTCGTGGGAGAGACGATGCTGGCCGCCCGGAAGGCCACCGGGCCGGACGACGAGGTGGACGTCCGTTTCGCCCCGCCCACCTCCACCTGGCAGCCCGTCGACGTCCCGCCCCGGGTGGCCACGGCCGTCCGGGAGTATCTCCGGGCGGCCGAACTGGCCTACGGCGCCTTCGACTTCGCCGAGGACGGGGACGGGACCTGGTGGTTCCTGGAGTGCAACCAGTCGGGGCAGTTCGGCTTCGTCGAGGTGGAGACCGGTCAGCCCATCGCGCACAGCATCGCGGCATGGCTGGCCCGGCCGGGTCCGGAGCAGCGCTCCTCGGCCAACGGGGCCAACTCGGCGGTGTCCTGAGGCCGGGTCAGTACGGCCGCGGGGCGGCGGGCGGGAGGGCGGGCACCCAGCCCTGACCGGGCGAGGCGGGACGCTCGGGGGCGGGCGGGGGCATGAGGGACTGGTACGGCCGCATGACGTACTCCAGTTCCCTGCGTACGCGCTCGGCCTCCCTGCGGGTCAGAGCGGGGACGTCGCCGCGCTCGGCGACGAGTCGGTCGTAGATGGGGGAATCCTGGAACACCCGTCAACGCGCCTTTCGTTTCGCGGCCCACGTGCGCGGGCCGACTGTCGAGTCTAGGCGCCCCCACGCACCGGAGTGCGAATTCCGGTGTCGGGCTTGACGGCCCGACGGCGCTCATGCCCCGGTGGTGGACCCCGGCCGGACGATCATCAGGACGGTCACGGTCGCCCACAGCAGGTTGAAGACCCCGGTGAACATGGCGAGTTGGACGGTACCGCGGCGCTCGACGCTGCCCTGTCCGGTGAGTTCCTCCAGGAGTTCGCCCTGCCGGGGCAGGACGAAGGCGACGAGGACACCGGCGGCCGCCGCGGTCAGGGCCATGGACGTGGTCAGCCACGCGTCGCCGAGGACGCCCATCGCGGCTCCGGTGGCGACACCCAGGACGGGGACGGCGAGGCCGACACCGGCGTAGGCCCGGCAGATGCGGTGCAGCAGCCGGAGAGTGCCGGCCCCGGTCTCCTCCTCGTGGGCCCGGCGGGCCGCGGGCGGGAACATGCTGGCCGCGACGGTCACCGGCCCGACGGCGACGATGGCCGCGAGGACGTGCAGGGTCAGCAGGAACTTGGTCATGGGGCGGGGTGTCCTTCTCCGGTGCGGTCGGCGTGCCCGCCCACCCTAGGAAGCCGCCAGACGATCACCCCAGCGGCAGAAACGACAGCTTCCGACGGGTTCCCGCCAACTCCGCTGACAGCGCCTTCCCCCAGGCACCCGGGCGTACGGCTCTGGCGGGAATCCGCCTATCGTGGCCGTCATGCATTCCGTGGCGGTCCTGGCTCTCGACGACGTGGTGCCCTTCGACATGGCGGCTCCCATGCAGGTGTTCGACTGGACGCACCTGCCCGACGGCCGCCCCGGCTACCGGGTCCGGCTGTGCGCCGAGTCGGAAGAGGTCCGCGCGGACGGGGGGTTCGCCCTGCGGGTCGAGCACGGGCTCGACGCCCTCACGGAGGCGGACACGATCATCGTGCCGGGCCGCTCCCCCGTGGCGGGACCGCCGTCCCCGCGCGTCCTGGCCGCGCTGCGGGACGCGGCGGCGGCCGGGACCCGGATCGCGTCCGTGTGCGTGGGCGCGTTCGTACTGGCCGAGGCCGGACTCCTGGACGGACTGCGCGCCACCACCCACTGGGTGGCCGCCGACGACCTCGCACGGCGTTTCCCCGCCGTCGAGGTCCAGCCCGACGTGCTGTACGTGGACAACGGTCAGATCCTCACCTCGGCCGGCGCGGCCGCCGCCCTCGACATGTGTCTGCACATGATCCGCCGGGACCTGGGCTCTGCCGTGGCCGCGCACGCCGCCCGGATGTCGGTCATGCCGCTGGAACGGGAGGGCGGACAGGCCCAGTTCATCGTGTACGACCATCCGCCGGTGCCCCGCGGTTCGACGCTGGAGCCGGTGCTGGAGTGGGTGGAGGACAATCTGGCCCACGAGATCACCCTGGGGGCGATGGCGGCACGGTCGGGGATGAGCGAGCGCACCTTCAGCCGCCGCTTCCGCGAGCAGACGGGCAGCACACCCCTGCAATGGTTGCTGCGGGCCCGGGTGCGGCGCGCCCAGTACCTGCTGGAGAACACCTCGCACCCGGTCGAACGGGTCGCGCGGCAGGCGGGGTTCGGCTCTCCCACGGCGTTCCGGGAACGGTTCCGCCGGGTGGTCGGCACCACTCCGCAGGCGTACCGGGCGGCCTTCCACGCGAAGGACGCGGTCCCGGCGGCGGCGGGTTCGTGACCGCCCGCCGGGTCCGGCGTCGTGGGCCTGTGTCCTCGCGGAGGCCCCTGTCCTCGCGGGTCAGACGGCCAGTGGCAGGCCGCTCTCCCCTTCGGGATCCGTACGTCCCACGGCCGGCAGCAGGGCGTCCGCCCTGGCGACCGCCTCACCGACGTCGGTGGTGCCCATCATCACGCACAGTGTGTAGCTGACGTCGGCCAGCTCACGGGCCGTCGCCGGCCTCTCCCGCTCCGCCTGCGCGATCCTCAGTGACGCGTAGCGGGTCAGCAGCGTTCTGACGGCCTTCGGGTCCGGCACGAGCACGTAGTGCCCCTCTCTCGATTTTTCGCTGCGTATGCCCCGTGTGTCCCGGCCCAATCCCATCCGCCGCCGCCCGGCACGCAATTGGCGCAATACCGTGCGACCGCACCCGCTTCCCCGAGGGGTCGCAAACCGTTGGACAAGGGGCATCCCTCGCACCATGAACGGTATACGCACATGAACCGCTCCGCAGGACTCCTCAGTGCCCTCTACCTCGCCACGACCACCGGACTCGTCTGGGCCGCGGCGCTGGCTCTGCGCGACGGGCCGCCCTGGGTCGCGTGTCTGTTCGCGGCGGCGAGCCTGGTGCCGGTGATCGCCGTCGTGCGGGAGTGCGTGATCTGCGACCAGCGGCGGGCGCTGGCCGATATGCGAAGGCGTGCGGCCACCTCCGGCGGACCTGGTGCTGGGGTCGCCGACGAGATCGTCCGTGCCGAGCTCGACACCGCGTGCTGCGAGCGCTGGTGGACGAGCTGCGGCACCGACCACGACTCGACGTGCCCGCGCCGGGTGCCCCGCAGCAGCGCCGCGTGACACCCGGCGGGGTGCCGGCGCCTCAGGCGAGCTGACCGGCGTGCAGCGCGGTGTAGGCGCCGCCGCGGCGCAGGAGTTCCTCGTGGGTTCCGGTCTCCAGGATCCGCCCCTCGCCCAGGACGACGATCCGGTCGGCGCCGCGCACGGTCGACAGCCGGTGGGCCACGACGAAGGTCGTACGGCCGTGCAGCAGCCGGGCGAGCGCCTGCTGGACGAGCGCCTCGGAGCGGGTGTCCAGGGCGGAGGTCGCCTCGTCGAGGACCAGGACCCGGGGGTCGCGGATCAGGGCCCGGGCGATGGCCAGGCGCTGGCGCTGCCCGCCGGACAGCCGGGCGCCGCGCTCACCGACCAGGGTGTCGAGGCCCCGCGGCAGCCGGTCGACGAACTCCAGCGCGTTGGCGTCGCGCAGGGCGGCCCGTACGGTCTCCTCGTCGGCGTCGTCCATGCCGTAGGCCACGTTCTCCCGGACGGTGCCGTCGAACAGGATGGACTCCTGCGGGACGACGGACAGGAAACGCCGGTAGGTGCGCAGGTCGAGGGTGTTCATGTCGGTGCCGTCGAGCAGCAGCCGGCCCTCGGTGGGCCGGATGAAGCCGATGACGAGGTTGAGGACGGTGGACTTGCCCGCGCCGGACGCACCGACCAGGGCGACGGTCTCGCCGGGGGTGACGGAGAGGGTGAAGTCGCGTACTGCGGGCCGTCCGTTGTCGTACGCGTGTCCCACGCCCTGGAACTCGACGGCCCCGCGCACCGATGCGACCTGGGCCTTGCCCTCGTTGTCCTCCAGTTCGGGCGCCTGGAGCAGTTCGCCGACGGAACGGACGGATTCCAGGCCCTTGGTGATGACGGGGGCGAGGCCCGCCAGCGTGGTCGTGGAGTTGGTGAGGGTGGTCAGGAAGGCGCTGAGCATGACGACGTCGCCGGCGGTGACGCCCCAGACGCCGTAGTACGACACGAGGGCCGCCGCGGTCAGGACGAGCACGCCGACCACGTTGAGGACGACCCAGGCCAGCGAGCCGAAGCGGCCGTTGACCAGGTCGAGGCGGTTCCCGGAGGTGAGCAGGCGGCGCAGGGTGCCGTCCATGCGGCGCAGCGCCTTGTTCTCCAGGCCGTGGGCGCGGGTGACCGGGATGAGGCGGGTCATCTCGGTGACCCGGGAGGAGAGGGTCTCGACCTCGTGCCGGAAGTGCTCGTTGTGGGTGCGCAGCCGGGCCCTGAGCCGGGCGACCACGAGGGCGGCGGCGGGCACCACGACGAGGAAGACGGGCACGAACTCCGGTGTCCGTACGGCGATGATGACCAGTCCGCCGATCAGCACGGTGGTGGCGCCGAGGCCGGTCTCGGCGGTCTGCTGGACCATCTGCTCGACGGTCTCGACGTCCCGCACCACCTTGGCCTGGAGCACTCCGGCGCTGACGCGTGAGTGGTAGCCGATGGACAGCTGCTGCATACGGGTGCACAGGGCGGAGCGCAGGCCGGTTCCCATGCGGCGGACGCTGCCGTACAGGAGGCGGACGTAGAGGACGTGCAGGGGGTAGTTGATCAGCAGGATGAACAGGATGACGCCGACGCTGGTCCAGAGCCGGGAGACCGGCTGGTGCTGCACGACGGTGTCGATGATGGACGCGGTGATCAGCGGCAGCAGCCAGATCGGGCTGTGCTTGACGGTGAACACCGCGACGGCCGCGGCCAGTCGGCGGCGGTCGGCGCGGAACAGGTAGGCGAGTGTGCGTATCGGGTGTTCGCCCCGATAGCGGTGGTCGAGCGGTTTCTCCAGCGACGATGCCATCGTCGGCGGTCCTCCCCGGTTGCCGATGTGAGGGCAAGCGCTTTCTCCCCCTCGTCGACCAGGGATACACCAGCCGGCGGAGCGGCCTCCTACTCGTCCAGAGTGCGGGCGAGTTCCGTGGTCGCGTGGGCGATCTCGGTGTCGTCGTCGGCCATCAGGCTGCTGAGGGCCCCGCTCCTGGCCCGCACGGCCTGGCGGGCCTGGCGCTCCCAGACCACCGGGTTCTCGCGGTGGTTGAGCAGCTTGGGATAGACAGCCGCGGTGCTCTCCCACTGGCGGGCCCCGGCGATGCTCCTGAGCAGCTGGATGATCTCGGCCCGGCAGGTCACCTGGGGCAGTTGGGCGAGCTCCCAGAGGAAGGGGACGGTGGCGGCGGTGGCCTGCTCGACGACGAAGCCGTACTGGCAGATGCGCCGGCGCAGCTCGCCGAGTGCGGCGCCGGCGGTGTCGGCGTCGCCCCAGGCGACGCTGTTGAGGAGGAGCGGGATGGCCGCCGCATTGCCGGTGGAGTCCTGGATCTCGCCCCAGGGGACCCGGCTCAGCGCCGAGAGGGGCGTGGTGCGCGCCACCCCGGCGGAGGGAGCGGGGCTGCTGGTGCGCTCGTGGCTCGGCTGGTCCGGAGCGGTGCGCATGGCATGAGACCTTTCCGCGGCGGTCATGTCAGGGAGGAGGGGTGGTCGACAGCTTGGCCCAGACGGTCTTGCCGGCCGGTGGCCGCGAGGTCCAGCCCCACTCCTCCGCCAGGGCGTCGACGATGTACAGCCCCCGGCCGTGCTCCCGCAGGGAGCAGTCGTCGGTGGGGGTGTACGCGGGTGGTTCGTCCCCGGGGTCGGAGACGGTGACCAGCAGATGGGAGGGGCCCAGGGACAGCCCCAGCCACACCTCGGCCGCACCGTCCGCGGGCCGCAGCACCGCGTGGGCCACGGCGTTGGCCGCGAGTTCGGTGATGACGAGGGTGGCGTCGTCGCTGCGGTGGCCGATCGACCAGCCGCCGAGGGTCTCGCGGGTGAAGGCGCGGGCCCGGGCGAACCCCTCCCCGCTGCACGCGACGAGCAGCGCGGCGGAGACCAGCGGTCCGCCCGAGGGCGGGCGCCGGGCACCGACGGGGTCCGGGCGCCGCGGGGGCTCACCGGCCGTGCCCGCATCACCCGCCTCCGGCACAGCCTCGATCGGCGGCCGGAGCACATGTTTCGCAGGTGATGACACGGCATCTCCCTGATGCGACGTCAAGACGGGGCGCAACCGCAGGGGTTGACGCCGGAGCTATTATCCACGCTGAAGGCGCCCGCGTGCAATTGCACGAGAAATTGCGCGAAGGACGGGTGGGGCCACGGAGGTTGTGGATGTGCGCCCCCTCCCGCCCGAAGGGCCGGGCGGCAGCGCCCGGCGAGGAACGTGAACAGCAAGGAGACAGCAGTGCCACCAGTGCAGAACGGAGTGCGGGCGAGCTCGCTCGACGCCCGCTGGGTCAAGAGCCGCCACAGCAACGCCGAGGGCAACTGCGTCGAAGTGGCCTCACTGGTCGACGGTGGTGTCGCGGTGCGCAACTCCCGCTATCCGGACGGCCCCGCGCTGGTCTACACCCCGGCCGAGGTAGCGGCGTTCGTGGCCGGCGCGAAGGACGGTGAGTTCGACCACCTGCTGTGAGGTGCGGGCGGGGGCGGAGTGACAGCCGTTTCAACTCCCGTACGGCGACCGGCTTCTACGGAATGATGCGGTACGGCCACGCTGCGTGCGATAGTGTGAGTCGTCTCTGTGCCGGTTTACTGGGAGTCAGGATGTCTGCCGCGTCCCACCGCATCTCCCGCCTGGAACCGTACCTGGACCGGTCCGAACCGGCTCCTACGCTGCTGAAGATGCTGGTCGGCGTCCAGTTGGCGGGTTTCCGCGAGGATGCCGGGCTCGCCCAGGACCAGGCGGCGCGGGCCCTCGGATTCAGCCCCGCCAAGCTGTCCCGCATCGAGTCGGGCAAGGGCCGCAGGCCCCCGTCCGAGAGCGACGTCCGCGCCCTCCTGGAGCTGTACGGCACCGAGGACTACGAGTCCTCGGTGCTCCTCAAGCTGCTCCAGCGGGCCGGTGAGCCGGGCTGGTGGCAGCGCTACGACAAGCGGCTGATGCCGGAGTGGTTCGACCGGCTGGTGGGGCTCCAGGAGGCGGCCGCGGCCATTCGTACCTTCGAGATCCAGTACGTCCCCGGACTGCTCCAGACTCCCGACTACACCCGTGCGGTGGTGGAGCGGGGCCTGCCGACCGCGCCCGCGAGCGAGGTGAACCGGCGCGTCGAACTGCGCACCCGGCGCGCGCAGTTGCTGCTGCGCCCGGACGCCCCGCAGCTGTGGGCGGTGATCGACGAGTCCGTGCTGCTGCGGGTGCTGGGCAGCCGGGAGGTCATGCGGGAGCAGCTCGCGCACCTCGTCGCGATGGCCCAGCGGCCCAATGTGACCTTGCAGATCATCCCGTTGGACGTGACGAACGCCTCCGCCCCGGCCATCCCGATCACGTATCTGCGCTTCGGTGGCCTCGATCTGCCGGACGTCGTCTATCTGGAGCACATCAAGAGCGCCAACTTCCTGGAGGACCGGGACGAGACGGAGGAGTACCGCCTCGCCCTGGACCGCCTGGCGGACGACGCGCTCGAACCCCGGGACTCACTGGAGCGGTTGCGCGAGACGATGGAACAGCGCTACGGCGGCTGACGCGTTCGCGCGTCGCCTCCCGGGGCCCGGTCACGTCGGCGTCGGCACGGCAACGCCCCTGGCACCGGACCCGCTCGGTCGCGCCAGGGGCGTCGGGGTGCGAGTGGGGGTCAGGGCAGTCGGCCGACTCCGCCGAACTCGATCCACTCGTGGGTGAGCTGACGGGGGGCCACCTCGGAGTCGGGGCGCCAGGTGGAGACCTCCACGAGGCCGGGCTCGAGGATCTCCAGGCCGTCGAACCACTCGGCGACGTCCTTCTCCTCACGCACCCGGCCCCAGTGCCCCTGGGTCGCCTTGTCCATGAAGTCGGTGACGAAGGCGCGGACTTCGGGGTCCTCGCTGACCAGCTGGCACATCACCATGAAGCTGCCCGGCGCGAGCCGCTCGCGCACCCGGGCGGCCAGGGCGGCAGGCCCGTCGGTGTCGCTGTCGGGGATGCAGTGCATGACCGAGTTGAACAGCACGGCCACCGGCTGCGAGAAGTCGATCAGCCGCCGGGTGTCCTCGTGCGCGAAGATCGCCTCGGTCTCCCGCATGTCCGCGTGGATGACGGCGGTGCGATCGTCCTGCTCCAGCAGCGCCCGGCCGTGCACCAGGACCATCGGGTCGTTGTCGACGTAGACGACGTGCGAGGTGGGGTCGATGCGCTGGGCGACCTGGTGGACGTTGTCCTGCGTGGGCAGGCCGGAGCCGTGGTCGAGGAACTGCCGGATGCCGTGCTCCTGCGTGAGGGTCCGCACCACCCGCTGGAGGAAGCGCCGGTTGTTCACGGCGAGCCTGCGGGTGCTGGGGACGACCTTGTCGAGTTCCTCGCAGGCGGCGCGGTCGGCCGCGTAGTTGTCCTTGCCGCCCAGATAGTGGTCGTACATACGCGCGGCCGTGGGCACGGAGGCGTCGATCGAGGTGGACAGCTTCTTACCGGTGCTCATCTTTCCCCCAGCTATTGCCGCCAACTGGCCTGGCAGGGCAGGGAGTCCATCCTAGAGACACCACGATCGCCGGTGCCAGTCCGCACACGGTCAAAGACCACGGACGAGCGACGTGGCGGACCGGGGGACGGCACCGGCGGGATGCCCTGCGGGCCGGATTCAGGCGGCGTCGAGTTCC
Above is a window of Streptomyces griseorubiginosus DNA encoding:
- a CDS encoding SAM-dependent methyltransferase; this encodes MSTGKKLSTSIDASVPTAARMYDHYLGGKDNYAADRAACEELDKVVPSTRRLAVNNRRFLQRVVRTLTQEHGIRQFLDHGSGLPTQDNVHQVAQRIDPTSHVVYVDNDPMVLVHGRALLEQDDRTAVIHADMRETEAIFAHEDTRRLIDFSQPVAVLFNSVMHCIPDSDTDGPAALAARVRERLAPGSFMVMCQLVSEDPEVRAFVTDFMDKATQGHWGRVREEKDVAEWFDGLEILEPGLVEVSTWRPDSEVAPRQLTHEWIEFGGVGRLP